In Helicobacter anatolicus, the sequence ATTAAAGGTTATAGCGGATTAATTGGAAAGGTTTATAAACGCCAATGGGAGCGTTATGGTTTGCCTTTATCTTTATCCACGCTATCTAATGGCTTATTAATCGCAATCAATAGTTCTTTAAATGCAAAAGCTAAAAATAATTATTTAAATGCCTATAGCACAACCCAACTGCTTAATCAAAGCAAAAGCGATATTTCAAGCATTATACAAAATATTATTAGGGAGCAAATCCAAATCGCCCCTATTATTATCATTCGTGAAGGGAGTAGAGTTTTTATTTCCCTTACACAAGATATTTTTATTCCAACCCCAAAAAAAGGAGAGACACTTGCAAGATTTTTTAAAGAAGAAAAAGAAAATCAATTACAAAAGAATCAGACAAATGATGAATTTGATGATTAGAACACTGAAAATCCTAAAAAGATTTTCAAAAAAATAATAAGGAAAATAAAATGGAAAATAAAATGGAAAATAAAATGGAAATTAATGTAGATGAAATACTTTCAAAAAATGAAGAGTTACTCATGCAAAATAAAAAACAAATGAAGTTAAAAAACCAACTAATTAAGAAAACTAAAGAGTTTCACAATTCGCAAAATAAGCTAAATCGGCTAATTATGCAAATTGCAACCCTGCAAGAAGAGATTAAAAATGTTAGCAATTGATCTCTTAGTCAAAAAGCTAGAAGAATATATTGGTTTGGAAAATATAAATGAGGTGATTTTTAATAGAGAAAAACAGCTATATTTACAATTTGGAAGTTCTTATAAAGAAGTCATTGATGAGAGTTTAGATTTTGAATTTTTATTTGATTTTTGCAAAGTTTTAGCTATCAAGTTAAATTTAAGATTTGATGAGAAGTATCCACAACTAAATTGTTCTATACCAAACACAAGATATAGAATCAATGCTTTGCATCATAGTGTTACAGCAAATAATCAAATTGCCCTAAATATCAGGATTCCTAATAAAAACACTTTTAGGCTTAGTGATTTTAAAATCAAAGAAAATCTAGAAGAAGTAATACAAAAACAAAGTGATTTAGAATTAAACTATCAAAATTTAAAAACACTTATTACCCAAAAGAAAAACATTTTGATTGTTGGTGGCACCGCTAGTGGCAAAACTTCTTTATTCAATACTCTTATCGAAGAAATTCCTTTGGAAGAAAGAGTTATTTCAATTGAAGATTCTCTAGAACTTGAAATTAAAAATGATAATAAAGTACAAATGCTAGTAAGTAAAAATGAAAATACAGGTTTTACTTATGAAAAGGCGTTAAACTCGGCAATGAGAATGTCTCCTCAAAGGCTTTTGCTTGGGGAAGTGGATACAAGAAATGTAATGTTGTTTTTAAGGCTTTCTAATACCGGACATAGTGGAATGATTAGCACTATTCATGCCAATAGTCCAAAAGAAGCCATTGAAGCAATTTCTATGAATATTAAAATGGCAAGTGGCAATAAAGATATTGACTATTCTGCAGTGGAAAAGTATTTTAAAAGCGGTATTGACTACATTATCCAAATCAAAAAGATTAATCATGACAGAGTGATTTCAGAGGTATTAAATGTCAAAAAAAATTAATGGAAAGAATTTGCATATTGTTTTGGATGAAAATAGTAAAAAAATACTAGAAGAAATGGCAAAACAACAAAATAAATCTTATACAGCTATCATACAAGAATTGATCAAATTCAATAATGAAACAAAAAATTCCTATGTTTTTGTAAAAATGGTAGAGCTTATTTCTTTTAATAAGAAGAAATATAAAGATTTAAATGCCACTTTCAACAATATCAATCAAATTGCCTATCACATCAATTCTTTTAAAAAATCAAGGCATTTTCAAGAAGAAATTTTTAACACCTCTTTTTTTACACATATAAATCAAGAGATTAAAAATTGCAGGGATCTTTTAGAAGACATTAGAATCTTAGTGCTAAAAAACTTAATATTGCTTGAAAACAACTTTGGCAAAAAACAAAAGGGGGTGGAATTTTCAAGGGTTTATAACAAATTCCTTAAAAGATTGATTTTAAAAGAAGGTTATAAAAGAGGGCTATTTTCTAAGGTTTTTGAAAAGCTAGATAGCCAAACATTAAAAAAATTAGCAGAGGAAGATAGGTTTTGAGAATTTTTATTTTTTTATTAATTACTTTAATTTCTATGCCACTTAGCTTTGTTTTATCTCTTTATTTTTTTATGGATTTAAATAGTATTAATGAAGCAATTATTATGGCAAAGATAGTTATCATGAATTTGTTAAATAAAAAAATGAAGGTAATTGTGTATATTTGCTTATTTTATGGCATTTTTCCCTTAATAGTTTTTTTATTTTTTTTCCTTTCTTTCCAAAAGAAAACTCATGGATATGCCGAATTTGCCAAATTAAAAGATTTGGCAAAAATGAAACTAAAAACTAGACATTCTATTAAATCTATTAAAAATGGATTTCTTTTTGGGGCTTTTAAGGGTAAATATATTTTTCATCACAACCCTCTTGCTACTTTAATTGTCGCCCCTCCTGGTACAGGAAAAACTGCCTCAATCATTGTTCCTAATCTCTTAAGTGTTGAAAATTCCGCAATTGTTCTAGATATCAAAGGAGAGCTTTGTTCACTTACTGCAGGCTACAGACAAAAGGTTTTAAAAAATAAAATTTTAATCTTTGATCCTATGAGAAAAAGGGAAGAGGAGATCATTGAAGAAAGCCTTATTGATGAGAATGGAGAGAGTTTTTCTTATAAAAGAAAAGTTGCAATCACAAAAGATACAGATTTATGCTTTAATCCCTTTGATAAAAAACTTATTGAAAAAATGAATTATTATGAAAAAATCAGGCTTGTCAATGAGATTGCAGAAACTATTTTTGTTGATGATAAAAAAGACCATTGGC encodes:
- a CDS encoding ribbon-helix-helix domain-containing protein gives rise to the protein MSKKINGKNLHIVLDENSKKILEEMAKQQNKSYTAIIQELIKFNNETKNSYVFVKMVELISFNKKKYKDLNATFNNINQIAYHINSFKKSRHFQEEIFNTSFFTHINQEIKNCRDLLEDIRILVLKNLILLENNFGKKQKGVEFSRVYNKFLKRLILKEGYKRGLFSKVFEKLDSQTLKKLAEEDRF
- a CDS encoding aminoacyltransferase, yielding MENKMENKMEINVDEILSKNEELLMQNKKQMKLKNQLIKKTKEFHNSQNKLNRLIMQIATLQEEIKNVSN
- a CDS encoding ATPase, T2SS/T4P/T4SS family, encoding MLAIDLLVKKLEEYIGLENINEVIFNREKQLYLQFGSSYKEVIDESLDFEFLFDFCKVLAIKLNLRFDEKYPQLNCSIPNTRYRINALHHSVTANNQIALNIRIPNKNTFRLSDFKIKENLEEVIQKQSDLELNYQNLKTLITQKKNILIVGGTASGKTSLFNTLIEEIPLEERVISIEDSLELEIKNDNKVQMLVSKNENTGFTYEKALNSAMRMSPQRLLLGEVDTRNVMLFLRLSNTGHSGMISTIHANSPKEAIEAISMNIKMASGNKDIDYSAVEKYFKSGIDYIIQIKKINHDRVISEVLNVKKN